From Cherax quadricarinatus isolate ZL_2023a chromosome 69, ASM3850222v1, whole genome shotgun sequence, the proteins below share one genomic window:
- the LOC128701860 gene encoding molt-inhibiting hormone: MGNQKSECFYARRVWLLVLIALVVQQSTARFIEDDCPGVVGNRNVHSMVMRVCEDCYNVFRHPEVAVGCRRACFSSKMFKSCLSALQREEEYPDFLRLIGILNAGRK, from the exons ATGGGTAATCAGAAGTCTGAATGCTTCTACGCGCGG AGGGTGTGGCTGCTGGTGTTGATAGCGCTTGTTGTACAGCAGTCAACCGCACGCTTCATTGAGGACGACTGTCCCGGAGTAGTGGGTAACAGAAACGTACACAGCATGGTGATGAGAGTATGTGAAGATTGCTATAACGTCTTCAGGCATCCTGAAGTAGCTGTCGGGTGTAG GAGGGCCTGCTTCTCCAGTAAGATGTTCAAGTCTTGTCTCTCGGCTCTGCAGCGTGAGGAAGAGTACCCAGACTTCTTGAGATTAATTGGCATTCTCAACGCCGGACGAAAGTGA
- the LOC128701862 gene encoding molt-inhibiting hormone encodes MVKHATQSCSALRPWLIVMVVGLLVHQTTPTLTDDCPGAMGNRHIHTMLLRVCGDCYNVLRDPEIEVDCRSGCFTSDTFKSCLELIERGDEFFDFMRRVGILNAGGK; translated from the exons ATGGTTAAACACGCAACTCAGTCTTGCTCTGCGCTG AGGCCGtggctgatagtgatggtggtgggtcttCTTGTTCACCAGACAACGCCAACGTTAACGGACGACTGTCCTGGAGCCATGGGCAACAGACATATACACACCATGTTGTTGAGAGTATGTGGAGACTGCTATAATGTCCTCAGAGATCCTGAAATAGAGGTTGACTGCAG GAGCGGCTGCTTCACCAGTGACACATTCAAGTCGTGTCTGGAGCTTATTGAACGTGGGGATGAGTTCTTTGATTTCATGAGAAGGGTTGGCATTCTCAACGCTGGAGGCAAGTGA